The proteins below are encoded in one region of Apium graveolens cultivar Ventura chromosome 4, ASM990537v1, whole genome shotgun sequence:
- the LOC141718629 gene encoding uncharacterized protein LOC141718629: protein MTKYLRVVKGILTQFDEWYTEHIPREENTTADTLSQFASSEIKYYPRSIYFQVLKTPTIYVINLIAPVGVASCWIDTIKTHLETAWLPDDAQEACKLSVRALRYSLIEVLLYKRSFVIPYLKCLTPLEAEEALKEAHERICGQHQGGRALAHKITRSGFYWPTMLADAKAYVKRCDRCQRHAPIVRQPSERLTSINTPIPFAMRRMDILGPFPIALGQRKFIVLAIYYFTKWIEAKANGQAEVANRIILDGLKKRVERSRNTWVDELLPILWAYRTTCKVTTEVTPFMLAYGAKAVVPLEITHGSLRIKAYEPEINEEGMRLALDLIDEIRDEANARNTEHQ from the exons ATGACCAAGTACCTGAGAGTCGTGAAGGGAATACTGactcagtttgatgaatggtacACAGAACATATTCCAAGAGAGGAGAACACTACGGCGGATACCTTGTCTCAGTTCGCCTCGTCTGAAATCAAGTACTATCCGAGAAGTATTTACTTCCAGGTATTGAAGACCCCTACTATTTATGTCATAAATTTGATAGCACCGGTTGGTGTGGCAAGCTGTTGGATAGATACGATCAAGACCCACTTAGAAACTGCGTGGCTCCCCGATGATGCCCAAGAGGCATGCAAGCTGTCGGTTAGAGCGTTAAGGTACTCTTTAATTGAAGTCCTTCTTTACAAAAGGTCCTTTGTTATTCCGTACTTAAAGTGCTTAACACCTCTTGAAGCAGAGGAGGCACTTAAAGAAGCCCATGAAAGGATTTGTGGACAACACCAAGGGGGCAGggccctcgctcacaagataactcgaTCGGGGTTCTACTGGCCAACTATGCTAGCCGATGCAAAGGCTTATGTGAAGAGATGCGACAGATGCCAGAGGCACGCTCCGATAGTACGACAGCCCTCGGAGAGGCTTACGTCCATCAACACACCCATCCCTTTTGCAATGCGGAGAATGGACATACTTGGACCATTTCCAATAGCATTGGGACAGAGAAAGTTCATTGTGCTAGCCATATACTACTTTacaaagtggattgaggctaag GCAAACGGGCAAGCGGAagttgctaacagaatcatccttgatggacttaagaagaGGGTTGAACGCTCGAGAAACACTTGGGTGGATGAGCTGCTGCCTATACTATGGGCATATCGAACCACCTGCAAAGTGACAACTGAAGTGACCCCATTCATGCTAGCTTACGGAGCCAAGGCAGTGGTGCCCCTTGAGATAACTCATGGATCCCTTAGGATCAAAGCTTACGAACCAGAGATAAatgaagaaggcatgaggctcgcTCTTGATCTCATTGACGAGATCAGGGATGAAGCCAACGCCCGCAATACAGAGCATCAATGA